Proteins from a genomic interval of Roseinatronobacter monicus:
- a CDS encoding carbohydrate ABC transporter permease — MSKSGKGWYNRDWVTPAEARWGLILVLPVMALFLALKIAPLLYGGYLSLTQYSLLQPPRFIGLANYERLFNDPRAMQAFRVTLYYTVGTVVPATILSLAIAVMLDTKLRGMAVFRTVFYMPQVASWVAIGVAWLYIMNPAFGPFNYLLSLVGIERQGFLADGYQALPTLIGIGIWRQMGYSVVIFLAGLQGIPQHLREAAIMDGASAWRSFRHVTLPILMPTTMFVVVTAVIFNLQVFDQVVVLTGGGPGRATTTAVLFSYNQAFQSFAMGYAAAVAVVLFLAIMGLSIVLLLLSGQLRAKKR; from the coding sequence ATGTCCAAATCTGGCAAAGGCTGGTACAATCGCGATTGGGTCACACCCGCCGAGGCGCGTTGGGGCCTGATCCTTGTGTTACCTGTTATGGCACTGTTTTTGGCACTGAAAATCGCGCCGCTGCTGTATGGTGGCTATCTCAGCCTGACACAGTACTCATTGCTGCAACCACCGCGCTTCATTGGTCTTGCGAATTACGAGCGGCTGTTCAACGATCCACGCGCGATGCAGGCGTTTCGGGTAACGCTCTACTACACCGTGGGCACGGTGGTGCCTGCCACGATCTTGTCACTGGCAATCGCCGTGATGTTGGATACGAAACTGCGTGGCATGGCAGTCTTTCGCACTGTGTTCTACATGCCGCAGGTTGCCAGCTGGGTCGCGATCGGGGTGGCGTGGCTGTACATTATGAATCCGGCCTTTGGCCCTTTCAACTATCTGCTTAGCCTCGTGGGAATAGAGCGTCAGGGCTTTCTTGCCGACGGCTATCAGGCCTTGCCAACACTCATAGGTATCGGGATATGGCGACAGATGGGCTATTCGGTGGTCATCTTTTTGGCCGGCCTTCAGGGCATCCCGCAGCATCTGCGCGAGGCCGCGATCATGGATGGCGCGTCCGCATGGCGCAGCTTCCGGCATGTTACGCTACCAATTCTAATGCCAACGACAATGTTTGTTGTTGTGACTGCCGTGATCTTCAACCTACAGGTTTTTGACCAAGTGGTGGTTCTGACCGGCGGCGGACCGGGGCGCGCCACAACGACGGCGGTGCTTTTTTCCTACAATCAGGCGTTTCAGTCCTTCGCCATGGGCTACGCGGCAGCCGTGGCCGTGGTGCTGTTTCTGGCGATCATGGGACTGTCCATCGTGTTGCTACTGCTTTCCGGCCAGTTGCGCGCCAAGAAACGCTGA
- a CDS encoding ABC transporter substrate-binding protein, translated as MTSVSAQDTTVRMWFNGTPEAHGAVLAELIPAFEEANPGITVDYEITSWSAYQQQIATAAAGGTLPDIIFGFSNLVAGFAERGLLADHSEFFDPDDFVPATVELTTWNGTWSMLPTWFSANGLSWRSDLIEAGGNDASAAPQDWDEWLAWAEGATVRGADGGISQLGFYSSSFPFNRSNMFTRMVEGNGGAMFSDDGMTATMNSPEAVEAAAFLQQLVECCDVPRSIEADNVGLGQGRTAMVYNNFAFRNWQNEFPDVLEYAGLGLVPPGPQGTPDMAGAGLGANVIGITSTSQNKEAAAALLQFLIVEPDNIVQLAGLGGSIPGALLPEGHPYFEENQLAARYLELALEGGSPDPAHPNFSEYESIINVWLDELMLNGMDPQKAMDNAAREIQSEIIDRSGIGFN; from the coding sequence GTGACGAGCGTAAGCGCGCAGGACACTACGGTCAGAATGTGGTTCAATGGCACGCCAGAAGCGCATGGCGCTGTGCTGGCGGAATTGATCCCGGCATTTGAGGAGGCCAACCCCGGTATCACGGTCGATTATGAGATCACCTCATGGTCGGCTTATCAGCAACAGATTGCGACTGCGGCAGCAGGTGGCACGTTGCCTGACATCATTTTCGGCTTCTCGAACCTTGTTGCAGGCTTTGCCGAACGGGGATTGCTGGCCGATCATTCAGAATTCTTCGATCCTGACGATTTTGTGCCCGCAACTGTCGAGTTGACGACTTGGAATGGCACATGGTCCATGCTTCCTACATGGTTTTCCGCAAATGGCCTGAGCTGGCGGTCCGACCTTATCGAGGCGGGTGGCAATGACGCCTCGGCGGCACCCCAGGACTGGGATGAATGGCTGGCCTGGGCTGAGGGTGCGACGGTGCGCGGGGCCGATGGTGGAATAAGTCAGTTGGGTTTCTATTCCTCGTCCTTTCCGTTCAACCGCTCCAACATGTTCACGCGCATGGTCGAGGGGAATGGCGGTGCGATGTTCTCAGACGACGGCATGACCGCCACCATGAATTCGCCCGAGGCTGTCGAGGCCGCGGCCTTTTTGCAGCAACTTGTGGAATGCTGTGACGTCCCCCGCTCGATTGAAGCAGATAATGTGGGCCTTGGTCAGGGACGCACCGCGATGGTGTATAACAATTTCGCCTTCCGCAACTGGCAGAATGAATTCCCGGATGTTCTGGAATATGCAGGCCTTGGGTTGGTCCCTCCTGGGCCACAGGGCACGCCCGATATGGCCGGCGCAGGCCTTGGGGCCAATGTGATCGGCATTACCTCTACATCGCAAAACAAGGAAGCGGCAGCAGCCCTGCTGCAATTCCTGATCGTCGAGCCTGACAATATCGTCCAGCTCGCCGGGCTTGGCGGGTCGATCCCTGGCGCGTTGCTCCCCGAAGGTCACCCGTATTTCGAAGAGAACCAGCTTGCCGCCCGGTATCTTGAATTGGCGCTTGAGGGGGGCTCGCCCGATCCGGCGCACCCGAATTTCTCAGAATATGAATCGATCATCAATGTCTGGTTGGATGAGTTGATGCTCAACGGTATGGACCCGCAAAAAGCCATGGACAACGCCGCTCGCGAAATCCAGTCTGAGATCATCGACCGCTCCGGCATCGGCTTCAACTGA
- a CDS encoding IS630 family transposase (programmed frameshift) translates to MGAALALRTDYDGMKLRELARKTKDANQARRLLALAEIYDGGRRSDAARIGGVGLQIVRDWVERFNARGPDGLINGKAPGQQSKLNDEQRRALAAIVESGPTLSVHGVVRWRLSDLRKWIADTFGISLHETSISRELRALGYVKLTARPRHHAQDTAALEDFKKGFAAAVAKLRARLLQGTVIEVWFQDEARVGQKNKITRRWAKRGTRPSAPHDQRTSSSYIFGAICPALGKAAGLVLPACNTEAMALHLAEISQTVAPKAHGAVLVDQAAWHMTDKLVIPDNITIIPIPAKCPELNPVENIWQFMRDNWLSNLIFETYEDIVDHCCKAWNKLVSMPDTITSIGTRDWAQEF, encoded by the exons ATGGGCGCAGCGCTCGCGTTACGGACAGACTACGACGGCATGAAGTTGAGAGAACTTGCGCGAAAGACAAAGGATGCCAACCAAGCCCGCAGGCTTTTGGCGCTGGCGGAGATCTATGATGGCGGTCGGCGCAGCGATGCTGCTCGGATTGGTGGTGTTGGCCTACAAATTGTCCGTGACTGGGTGGAGCGGTTTAATGCCCGCGGGCCTGACGGCTTGATCAACGGCAAAGCTCCTGGTCAGCAGTCTAAGCTTAACGATGAGCAGCGCAGGGCGCTTGCTGCAATTGTTGAGAGCGGTCCGACCTTATCGGTCCATGGGGTCGTCCGCTGGCGCCTGAGTGATCTGAGGAAATGGATTGCAGACACATTTGGGATTTCACTTCACGAGACGTCGATAAGCCGGGAACTCAGGGCGCTTGGTTATGTCAAACTCACAGCACGCCCGCGCCATCACGCGCAAGATACAGCCGCACTGGAGGACTTT AAAAAAGGGTTTGCAGCCGCAGTAGCAAAGCTCCGCGCACGGCTCCTGCAAGGCACTGTGATCGAAGTCTGGTTCCAAGATGAAGCGCGTGTCGGCCAGAAAAACAAGATCACGCGCCGATGGGCGAAGCGCGGTACGCGACCTTCCGCCCCACATGATCAGCGCACGAGTTCAAGCTACATCTTTGGAGCGATTTGCCCAGCCCTCGGGAAAGCTGCAGGTCTTGTGCTGCCAGCGTGCAATACCGAAGCGATGGCCCTGCATCTTGCTGAAATCTCCCAAACTGTCGCACCCAAAGCACATGGGGCTGTGCTCGTGGATCAAGCCGCATGGCACATGACTGACAAGCTGGTCATTCCGGACAACATCACCATCATCCCGATCCCCGCAAAATGCCCAGAACTCAATCCAGTCGAAAACATCTGGCAATTCATGCGAGACAACTGGCTATCAAACCTCATCTTCGAAACCTATGAAGACATCGTAGATCATTGCTGCAAGGCTTGGAACAAATTGGTCAGCATGCCCGACACAATCACCTCCATTGGAACCCGCGACTGGGCTCAAGAGTTCTGA
- a CDS encoding carbohydrate ABC transporter permease, whose protein sequence is MSDLDYSPPLVRNTRRTLVYMALIALSGVILAPFVMILVLALSSPAEVFAWPPVLVPDTIRWDNFARVFEVTNFGRAMWNTFMIATISTIGIVFIDGLAGYAFAKMRFPGRTTMFLLILATLMVPVHVTIIPLFIMFRSFPLAGGNDLFGSGGFGILNTYPSMILPFLATAYGTYLMTSFMKMLPDNLVEAARMDGAHEFAIFWKIYLPLAAPALAVIAMFNFTAVWNEFLIPLVMTSTSDMKVIQTALADFSDQETVLWNLLMSAVLISILPLVLMFIIGQKHLVRGVAVSGSKG, encoded by the coding sequence ATGAGCGATCTGGATTATTCCCCGCCCCTTGTTCGCAACACGCGCCGCACACTGGTCTATATGGCGTTGATCGCGCTCTCAGGCGTCATTCTTGCACCTTTCGTGATGATCCTTGTATTGGCCCTTTCCAGCCCTGCAGAGGTGTTCGCCTGGCCCCCGGTGCTCGTGCCCGACACGATCCGCTGGGACAATTTTGCGCGCGTGTTTGAGGTCACGAATTTCGGGCGCGCGATGTGGAACACCTTTATGATCGCCACAATCTCGACCATCGGAATTGTGTTCATTGACGGGCTGGCAGGCTATGCCTTTGCCAAGATGCGCTTTCCGGGGCGCACGACCATGTTCCTGCTGATCCTGGCAACACTGATGGTCCCGGTGCATGTGACAATTATTCCGCTGTTCATCATGTTCCGCAGCTTTCCGCTGGCGGGGGGGAATGACCTTTTCGGCTCGGGCGGCTTTGGTATCCTGAACACCTATCCCTCCATGATCTTGCCGTTTCTGGCCACGGCCTATGGCACGTATCTCATGACCTCCTTCATGAAGATGTTGCCCGACAATCTGGTCGAGGCTGCGCGCATGGACGGCGCGCATGAATTTGCAATCTTCTGGAAGATCTATCTGCCGCTGGCAGCCCCTGCGCTGGCGGTGATAGCCATGTTCAATTTCACCGCTGTCTGGAACGAGTTTTTGATCCCGCTGGTCATGACCTCGACCTCGGATATGAAGGTGATCCAGACAGCACTCGCTGATTTCTCCGACCAGGAAACAGTGCTCTGGAACCTGCTGATGTCAGCGGTTCTCATCTCGATATTGCCCTTGGTGCTGATGTTCATCATCGGGCAAA